A genomic segment from Cytophagia bacterium CHB2 encodes:
- a CDS encoding type II toxin-antitoxin system PemK/MazF family toxin, protein MVPIQCGDVVLAGLPFVQDFTQTQKRPVLVVQNNAGNRFSSNTIVLAISSQPPAKDHLFHFRIPANSDIGRAVGLIQDSVV, encoded by the coding sequence ATGGTTCCGATTCAATGCGGTGACGTCGTTTTAGCCGGCCTGCCTTTTGTTCAAGATTTCACCCAAACCCAAAAACGCCCTGTGCTTGTTGTGCAAAACAATGCGGGCAATCGCTTCAGCTCGAATACCATAGTACTTGCCATTTCGAGCCAGCCGCCGGCAAAGGATCATCTTTTCCACTTTAGAATCCCAGCCAACTCTGACATAGGCAGAGCAGTGGGTTTGATTCAAGATTCGGTCGTCTAA
- a CDS encoding M48 family metallopeptidase has product MINKICFALAVVLVLSGAALAQEPLTSDTSAAVAEFDTLQYVAQEAGPVAVPEPSEKAMRYYHSGNILWLINLLWGLLIPALFLFTGFSARIRNWAQKIGRRWFFVVGVYFIIFSALNFIIDFPLSYYQDFVRQHAYDLSNQAFGKWFGDALKSLLVGMMIGVLFLWVPYLLLKKSPQRWWLFTGILAAPFLFFFMLISPVWIAPLFNKFGPMQDKALEAKILALADRAGIEGSRVYEVNKSVDTKAVNAYVSGFLDTKRIVLWDTIIAKLDEQELLFVMGHEMGHYVLGHVVKGILFFSVLILLTLYAAHRVSGGLLRKYQARFGFNQLSDIASLPLLLLLINMFSFIVMPIALTFTRYQERESDRFGLEICQNNHAAATAFVKLQMENLGNPRPGWLYKLWRASHPTIGERIDFCNEYRPWERGKPLRYGDLIR; this is encoded by the coding sequence ATGATAAACAAAATTTGTTTCGCCCTCGCCGTGGTGCTCGTTTTGAGCGGCGCTGCCCTGGCGCAAGAGCCGTTGACAAGCGATACGTCTGCAGCGGTTGCCGAGTTTGACACATTGCAGTATGTGGCCCAGGAAGCTGGGCCGGTTGCCGTGCCGGAGCCGAGCGAAAAGGCCATGCGCTATTATCATAGCGGAAACATTTTGTGGTTGATCAATTTGTTGTGGGGACTTCTGATTCCGGCTTTGTTTCTCTTTACCGGGTTTTCGGCGCGCATCCGCAATTGGGCGCAAAAAATCGGGCGCCGGTGGTTCTTCGTTGTTGGCGTCTATTTCATCATCTTTAGCGCCCTCAATTTCATTATTGATTTTCCTCTGAGTTATTACCAGGATTTTGTGCGGCAGCATGCCTACGATCTCTCCAATCAAGCTTTCGGAAAATGGTTCGGTGATGCGTTGAAATCGCTGCTGGTGGGCATGATGATCGGCGTGTTGTTTTTGTGGGTACCGTATCTTTTGCTCAAGAAAAGCCCGCAGCGCTGGTGGCTATTCACCGGCATTCTGGCCGCGCCGTTTTTGTTTTTCTTTATGCTCATCAGTCCGGTTTGGATCGCGCCGCTGTTCAACAAATTCGGCCCGATGCAAGACAAAGCGCTGGAAGCCAAAATTTTGGCGCTGGCCGATCGCGCCGGCATCGAGGGCAGCCGGGTTTATGAAGTCAACAAAAGTGTCGATACCAAAGCGGTAAATGCTTATGTCTCCGGCTTTCTCGACACGAAACGCATCGTGTTGTGGGATACCATTATCGCAAAGCTGGATGAACAAGAACTGCTGTTCGTGATGGGGCACGAAATGGGGCACTACGTGCTCGGCCACGTGGTGAAAGGCATTTTGTTTTTTTCGGTTTTGATCTTGTTGACGTTGTACGCCGCGCATCGCGTGTCCGGCGGCCTGCTGCGAAAATATCAAGCGCGCTTCGGGTTCAATCAATTATCCGATATTGCCTCGTTGCCGCTATTGCTGTTGCTGATCAACATGTTCTCGTTTATCGTCATGCCGATCGCGCTCACGTTTACGCGTTATCAAGAGCGCGAATCCGATCGATTCGGACTGGAGATTTGTCAAAATAATCATGCGGCGGCCACGGCCTTTGTGAAATTGCAGATGGAAAATTTGGGCAACCCGCGGCCCGGCTGGCTTTACAAACTCTGGCGCGCCTCGCATCCCACCATCGGCGAGCGCATTGATTTCTGCAACGAATATCGGCCATGGGAACGTGGCAAGCCGTTGCGCTATGGGGATTTGATCAGATAA